A window of Nitrospinota bacterium contains these coding sequences:
- the pgsA gene encoding CDP-diacylglycerol--glycerol-3-phosphate 3-phosphatidyltransferase, which produces MNLPNKITLVRIFLVPLLVVFLITPSKLTSFLAMLIFTLAIFTDWLDGHLARSTNQVTNLGKLLDPIADKLLIISALIPLVALNRVPAWMAVVLIGRELVVTGLRAIKASEGIVIPSSQLGKYKMSFQVIAIIFLILNYKLFFINFHFIGMIVLWAAMLISLISGIDYFLKFLTSKDLK; this is translated from the coding sequence ATGAATCTTCCCAATAAAATAACTCTGGTAAGAATATTTTTAGTTCCTCTTCTTGTGGTTTTTTTAATAACACCCTCCAAGTTAACCTCATTCTTAGCAATGTTGATATTCACTCTTGCAATATTTACAGATTGGTTAGATGGTCACCTGGCTCGTAGCACTAATCAAGTTACAAATCTAGGAAAATTGTTAGACCCTATTGCAGACAAGCTCTTAATAATTTCGGCCTTAATCCCTCTGGTGGCATTAAATAGAGTGCCTGCCTGGATGGCTGTCGTGTTAATCGGAAGAGAACTTGTAGTGACAGGGCTCAGAGCAATAAAGGCTTCTGAAGGTATTGTAATACCATCAAGTCAACTCGGAAAATACAAAATGTCATTCCAAGTTATAGCCATTATCTTTTTAATACTCAATTACAAACTCTTCTTTATAAACTTTCACTTTATAGGAATGATAGTTTTGTGGGCAGCCATGCTTATCAGCTTAATCTCAGGAATAGATTACTTTTTGAAATTCTTAACCTCAAAAGATCTCAAATAA